In the genome of Dunckerocampus dactyliophorus isolate RoL2022-P2 chromosome 6, RoL_Ddac_1.1, whole genome shotgun sequence, one region contains:
- the LOC129182608 gene encoding uncharacterized protein LOC129182608 produces the protein MWALNWFWNNLLPDNEYRIAIVKKIYLELENLPVGDTSVCPQSTRQVLFRAAENWGHHLQLSDLLPFFLCLQGRFTPALLSFFPPEKGLVSRLLPHALQVYLHMLGTNTAPKLTVSQTGELCFSNKTWGRISGVMLLSLSRLVCFVLQVHRCNLLIHTNEAVQVVNGILQICSNSIVQIPRHFLSLYCDQALLLLVTGALRQIILHPTLSPIIPILCTFQQSQ, from the exons ATGTGGGCTCTCAACTGGTTCTGGAACAACCTGTTGCCTGACAACGAGTATCGCATTGCCATTGTCAAGAAGATCTATCTGGAGCTGGAAAACCTGCCAG TAGGAGACACTTCTGTGTGTCCTCAGTCCACCAGACAAGTTCTCTTTCGTGCTGCCGAGAACTGGGGCCA CCACTTGCAGCTGAGCGACCTCCTCCCTTTCTTCCTCTGCCTGCAGGGACGGTTTACACCAGCACTGCTGAGCTTCTTCCCGCCAGAGAAGGGTCTCGTCTCACGTCTCCTGCCACACGCCCTCCAGGTCTACCTGCACATGCTTGGCACCAACACAGCGCCTAAGCTGACTGTCAGCCAGACAGGGGAGCTCTGCTTTTCTAACAAGACATGGGGGCGAATCTCAG GTGTGATGCTGTTATCACTTTCACGTCTGGTTTGCTTTGTACTCCAGGTCCATAGATGTAACCTGCTCATCCACACCAAT GAAGCTGTACAAGTTGTGAACGGGATTCTGCAGATTTGCTCCAACAGCATTGTGCAGATCCCACGACACTTCCTGTCG CTGTACTGTGATCAAGCCCTGTTGCTGCTGGTCACTGGAGCTTTGAGACAGATCATCCTCCATCCTACTCTCAGTCCAATCATACCTATTCTGTGCACCTTCCAG cagtctcagtag
- the smcr8b gene encoding guanine nucleotide exchange protein smcr8b, with product MISSPDLLPFAGPEGFGENAVEGDPGGLPEALSVPLFSSRQPWSSRASFHTDFVLVAEFSEQVGPTPVMTIPDDPRVIGSFDLNHFSVRIMSVDYQASGPGYAPHTSAGLRLNFSEDSKVVLGDSAEDAFAYVQHVTLYDLEARGMVRPFCMAYVCSEEAKLMENFTRLSTGFSRASDSLKTGNRQAFSLELQRKLQELQYARATLLQDVEGGQSDELEVLERSIFTHKDLLRQVTSYPNRKLKQPDFLPYDPAPTDMTAALPPPLLPPTSCRSERHLKPIDELCNAYFLLLMREQLAHTERHLRGDTSTLRSAHITRSLSRKLQLTNFLFELWQPDDEEEEEEEALPRATGSQSDEQPLSPESFCSCVEELPIKLETGEEVTPDPQGTMEMTGSVSSSDSIEVIGTERSYRTQRHDASDSEVPVARSSGSEAVPRRVRGYARRANSEDSIEVLSTTESIIPEDLTAITEEEVEPQPLSKGFSEKWEESRNDPKMKPCDDKLVSSDVTVKEALWGRSLAGEGTGSSPSDQILPDLVVNFSTPLHIERWLPPSAPFRPPSAADEAWDSASLAGSSDPPSPHQSVHGKVLSDKRTRRKAGLRALRFLKQNSFSQHAVFCLLSGRPLVVVGGDEGLVRKTVDGLSLFLPAPGAVMKCLSTPLQLSDLLTWRLIGIHRSTSSPSSTMLHSLTRYSRYLGLLDLDQRTLRCPSYSGLLVKTLADRSTNILRGATYLLHLESGLTALANRALLFTFGSEEPDLGKASPSVLGDLSVMRFLSDLIKQHHAGRGPPALRFSYVPLHVHRNTAATSRS from the exons ATGATCTCATCGCCGGACTTGCTGCCCTTCGCCGGGCCGGAGGGTTTCGGGGAGAACGCGGTGGAGGGTGACCCCGGGGGGCTCCCTGAGGCGCTCTCCGTCCCGCTGTTCTCCTCCAGACAACCATGGAGCTCCAGGGCCAGCTTCCACACGGACTTTGTGCTGGTGGCAGAGTTCTCAGAACAG GTGGGCCCTACGCCTGTGATGACCATCCCAGATGACCCTCGGGTCATTGGTTCTTTCGACCTCAACCACTTCTCAGTTCGCATCATGTCGGTGGACTACCAGGCGTCAGGCCCCGGCTACGCCCCTCACACCTCCGCAGGCCTCCGCCTCAACTTCAGCGAGGACTCCAAGGTGGTCCTGGGCGACTCGGCAGAGGACGCCTTTGCCTATGTGCAGCATGTGACGCTGTACGACCTGGAGGCACGCGGCATGGTGCGGCCATTCTGCATGGCGTACGTATGCTCGGAGGAGGCCAAGCTCATGGAGAACTTCACCCGGCTGTCGACTGGCTTCTCCCGGGCGTCCGACAGCCTCAAGACAGGCAACAGGCAGGCCTTTTCTTTGGAGCTGCAGAGGAAGCTACAAGAGCTCCA GTATGCACGCGCGACACTGCTGCAGGACGTTGAAGGAGGACAATCGGATGAGCTGGAAGTTCTAGAGCGCTCCATCTTCACTCACAAAGATCTCCTCCGCCAGGTGACTTCCTATCCAAACAGGAAGCTCAAACAGCCAGACTTCCTACCCTACGACCCAGCCCCGACGGACATGACGGCAGCCCTGCCTCCTCCCCTGTTACCACCCACTTCCTGCAGGTCAGAGCGCCACCTGAAACCCATAGATGAGCTCTGCAACGCCTACTTCCTGTTGCTGATGCGAGAGCAGCTGGCTCACACAGAGCGGCATCTCCGTGGCGACACCAGCACTCTGCGGAGCGCTCACATCACACGCTCGCTCTCCAGGAAGCTGCAACTCACCAACTTCCTCTTTGAGCTGTGGCAGCCTgacgatgaggaagaggaggaggaggaagcattGCCGAGGGCAACAGGAAGTCAAAGTGACGAGCAGCCACTGAGTCCCGAGTCGTTCTGCTCCTGCGTGGAGGAGCTGCCCATCAAACTGGAGACGGGAGAAGAGGTGACCCCCGACCCGCAGGGCACCATGGAGATGACAGGAAGCGTCAGTAGCAGTGACAGCATCGAAGTGATCGGGACGGAGCGCTCGTATCGCACGCAGCGGCATGATGCCTCAGACTCTGAGGTGCCCGTTGCGAGGAGTAGCGGGTCGGAGGCGGTCCCCAGACGAGTGAGAGGATATGCCAGACGAGCCAACAGCGAGGACAGCATCGAAGTCCTGAGCACCACCGAGTCCATCATCCCCGAAGACCTCACCGCCATCACAGAGGAAGAGGTGGAGCCACAGCCTCTCAGTAAGGGTTTCTCAGAGAAGTGGGAGGAGTCAAGAAATGACCCAAAAATGAAACCCTGTGATGACAAACTTGTTAGCAGTGACGTCACAGTGAAGGAGGCACTTTGGGGGAGGAGCCTTGCTGGTGAAGGAACAGGAAGTAGTCCAAGTGATCAGATTCTGCCTGACCTCGTGGTGAACTTTAGCACACCGCTCCACATTGAACGATGGTTGCCGCCCTCTGCCCCCTTCAGGCCGCCCAGCGCAGCAGATGAGGCGTGGGACAGCGCCAGCTTGGCCGGCTCCTCGGACCCGCCCTCCCCACACCAGAGCGTCCATGGCAAGGTCCTCTCTGACAAAAGGACGCGAAGGAAGGCGGGCCTACGAGCGCTGCGCTTCCTCAAGCAAAACTCCTTCTCCCAGCACGCTGTGTTCTGTTTGTTGAGCGGCCGGCCGCTGGTGGTCGTAGGTGGCGATGAGGGTCTGGTGAGGAAGACGGTGGATGGACTGAGCCTCTTCCTGCCTGCCCCCGGCGCGGTGATGAAATGTTTGAGCACGCCCCTGCAGCTGAGCGACCTGCTCACCTGGAGGCTGATTGGCATCCACAG GTCAACATCCTCGCCATCTTCCACCATGCTTCACTCCCTGACCCGTTACAGTCGTTATCTGGGCCTGCTGGACCTGGACCAGAGGACACTGCGCTGTCCGTCCTACTCCGGCTTGCTTGTCAAGACGCTGGCCGACCGCTCCACTAACATCCTGCGTGGAGCCACCTACCTCCTGCACCTGGAGAGCGGCCTGACGGCGCTGGCCAATCGGGCTCTGCTGTTCACGTTCGGTTCCGAAGAGCCCGATCTCGGAAAGGCTTCCCCGTCTGTGCTGGGCGACTTGAGTGTGATGCGTTTCCTGTCTGACCTCATCAAGCAGCACCACGCCGGACGCGGACCGCCAGCGTTACGCTTCTCGTACGTGCCGCTGCACGTCCACAGAAACACGGCTGCCACAAGCAGATCATaa
- the mief2 gene encoding mitochondrial dynamics protein MID49, producing MMNFQGGRRRGEDGIAVVINFLLSNARLVLGVAGTAMLGIATLAVKRLIERAGRAAEEEKVEQKMAESWEELSLVSSSPTLIKKGLEGVVMQHVAKATRPQKADLCRQSQTSSDESKAEPKSHRVHVCVPTLQDRLLHFYHTRAALSPLEVQRAQSQALDICTEIQGFLHSRLPDMPLGEMSLGGSLLDDLQVVSADHACLLVPLQLETSLWRLIPGEATLLTHPLHWMVRRVNLEYFPRGRSYWDRYLVGGYLSAEAVVNMLSKVVMETMNWPSISSTLDCLVRPVLGGPELRLEIGPTNESSISEQRLFISVLPLLRKGDVVLTSQPELTAPWLNAWHLSLYPWETQRLAQLDTSDDGCRRLTLKLLKAVCRLNPALRPLDSTPLVNLILHLSEREGNWSECSLHLRFRQCIAELIGHLEQEALHSYFKPTVNLLSGLTEDQVDQMGFMLYCATSEPEILLI from the exons ATGATGAACTTCCAAGGCGGTCGGAGGAGAGGTGAGGATGGCATCGCTGTGGTGATCAACTTCCTGCTGTCCAACGCACGCCTGGTGCTGGGAGTGGCTGGAACCGCCATGCTGGGCATCGCCACACTGGCGGTTAAGCGT CTTATTGAGCGTGCGGGCCGCGCTGCCGAAGAAGAGAAGGTGGAGCAAAAGATGGCAGAGAGCTGGGAGGAGCTTAGCTTGGTGTCGTCATCGCCCACCCTGATCAAGAAGGGTCTGGAGGGCGTGGTCATGCAGCACGTTGCCAAGGCAACCAGACCACAGAAAG CCGACCTGTGCCGACAAAGCCAAACATCTTCTGACGAGTCCAAAGCTGAGCCAAAGTCCCACAGGGTCCACGTGTGTGTCCCCACATTGCAG GATCGACTGCTGCACTTCTACCACACCCGGGCGGCGCTCTCTCCGCTGGAGGTCCAGCGGGCCCAGTCGCAAGCTCTGGACATCTGCACCGAGATCCAAGGCTTCCTGCACAGCCGTCTCCCCGACATGCCACTAGGAGAGATGAGCCTCGGTGGCTCTCTGCTGGACGACCTGCAG GTGGTAAGTGCAGACCATGCGTGTCTGCTGGTGCCTCTGCAACTGGAGACTTCTCTGTGGCGTCTCATTCCGGGAGAGGCGACGCTGCTCACGCACCCTCTGCACTGGATGGTCCGACGTGTCAACTTGGAATATTTCCCCAGAGGACGCAGCTACTGGGACAG GTACCTGGTGGGTGGCTACTTGTCAGCAGAGGCTGTTGTTAACATGTTGAGCAAAGTGGTGATGGAAACGATGAACTGGCCGTCCATCAGCAGCACTTTGGATTGTCTTGTTCGACCAGTGCTGGGAGGACCGGAGCTGAGACTGGAGATTGG GCCCACAAACGAAAGCAGCATAAGCGAGCAAAGGCTTTTTATCTCCGTGCTGCCTCTCCTGAGGAAGGGTGACGTGGTTCTGACCAGCCAGCCCGAGCTCACCGCCCCCTGGCTCAACGCCTGGCATCTGTCCCTCTACCCCTGGGAGACGCAGCGCCTGGCTCAGTTGGACACGTCTGACGACGGCTGCCGCAGACTGACCCTCAAACTGCTCAAGGCAGTGTGCCGGCTCAACCCCGCCCTGCGCCCGCTGGACTCCACCCCCCTGGTCAACCTCATTCTGCACCTGAGCGAGCGTGAGGGCAACTGGAGCGAGTGTAGCCTGCACCTTCGCTTCCGGCAGTGCATCGCCGAGCTGATTGGCCACCTGGAGCAGGAGGCTCTGCACAGCTACTTCAAGCCCACCGTCAACCTGCTGAGCGGCCTGACAGAGGACCAAGTGGACCAGATGGGCTTCATGCTGTACTGTGCCACCTCAGAGCCAGAAATACTGCTCATATGA